In one window of Paraflavitalea soli DNA:
- a CDS encoding M14 family metallopeptidase — protein MKKALALWLLVSAAMIGYTQVKSPEQFLGYKIGTRYTPHYNVVNYFKEIAATASNMVKLEEYGRTNEGRPLLLAYIALPDNLARLEQIRLNNLRLAGIANDKAAPDEKGPAIVWLSYNVHGNETSSSEAAMLTLYELVNPANAKTKEWLKNTVIIIDPCINPDGRDRYVNWFNSVVGLTPNAQPFTREHSEPWPGGRSNHYNFDLNRDWAWQTQVESQQRLAKYSQWLPQIHVDYHEQGYNEPYYFAPAAEPFHEVITPWQREFQVLIGKNNAKYFDENGWLFFTKERFDLFYPSYGDTYPIYRGAIGMTYEQGGHSRGGAAVINEDGDTLTLWDRLYHHFTTGMATIEVSSQNAGKLVGEFKKYYDKARTSPPGEFKAYVVKADAGDKLTRLKKMLSRNGIDWSYANAATYTGLNYFTAKSEAFKTVQGDIVINANQPNANLVDVLFERTSKLSDSATYDITAWSLPFVYGLNTYGLNAYVTATTKELSIVAPPQGKASLAYAVRWNGLHSARFLAELLKKKVKVRFSEEPFTAAGEQFERGTLLIARTSNAALGESLHTIVADASTLTNVHCYAIGSGYVEKGFDFGSGKVRIINAPKVTLLAGDGVSSLGMGEVWHFLEKELGYPVNIVWTSDLNGNVLKQTDVLILPDGNYRLFGDKAMNDNLKEWVSNGGKIIAIEGAVSQLSRAEWGIKQKEDKKDDKKDEKKDDYSMLKRYENRERDYLPGFNPGSIFKVELDNSHPLAFGYDNFYYTLKQDDNIYEFFKDGNWNVGIIKKDNQVAGFVGARLKEKLKDGVLFGVQDYGRGSVVYLADNPLFRNFWENGKLLFCNAVFLVGQ, from the coding sequence ATGAAGAAAGCCCTGGCCTTATGGCTCTTAGTCTCTGCTGCAATGATTGGATATACCCAGGTAAAATCGCCCGAACAGTTCCTGGGATACAAGATCGGAACCCGCTATACCCCGCATTACAATGTGGTCAATTATTTTAAGGAAATAGCCGCTACGGCTTCCAATATGGTGAAGCTGGAAGAATATGGCCGTACCAATGAGGGCCGCCCCTTATTGCTGGCCTATATCGCTTTGCCCGACAACCTGGCGCGCCTGGAACAGATCAGGCTCAACAACCTGCGCCTGGCAGGCATAGCCAACGATAAAGCCGCGCCCGATGAAAAAGGACCGGCCATTGTATGGCTGAGCTACAATGTGCATGGCAATGAAACTTCTTCTTCTGAAGCCGCCATGCTTACCTTGTATGAACTGGTCAACCCGGCCAATGCCAAAACCAAAGAGTGGCTGAAGAATACAGTGATCATTATTGACCCCTGTATCAATCCCGATGGCCGCGACCGCTATGTCAACTGGTTCAACAGTGTGGTAGGTCTTACGCCCAATGCACAACCTTTTACACGCGAGCACAGTGAACCCTGGCCCGGGGGGCGCTCCAATCATTACAATTTTGACCTTAACCGCGACTGGGCCTGGCAAACACAGGTAGAATCGCAACAGCGGCTGGCCAAATACAGCCAGTGGTTACCGCAGATACATGTTGATTACCACGAGCAGGGATACAATGAACCCTATTATTTTGCGCCTGCTGCTGAACCTTTTCATGAGGTCATTACGCCCTGGCAAAGAGAATTCCAGGTATTGATCGGTAAGAACAATGCGAAATATTTTGATGAGAATGGCTGGTTGTTCTTCACCAAAGAACGCTTTGATCTTTTCTATCCCAGCTATGGTGATACCTATCCCATTTACCGGGGAGCAATTGGTATGACCTACGAACAAGGCGGTCATAGCCGTGGCGGCGCAGCTGTGATCAATGAAGATGGCGATACCCTCACACTGTGGGACCGCCTGTACCACCATTTTACCACCGGCATGGCCACTATTGAAGTGAGCTCACAAAATGCCGGTAAACTGGTGGGTGAGTTTAAGAAGTATTATGACAAGGCGCGTACCTCGCCTCCCGGAGAGTTCAAAGCCTATGTGGTAAAAGCCGATGCAGGTGATAAACTGACCCGTTTAAAGAAAATGCTCAGCAGGAACGGTATTGACTGGAGTTATGCCAATGCTGCTACCTACACGGGGCTCAACTATTTTACTGCCAAATCAGAAGCATTTAAAACCGTACAGGGAGATATTGTGATCAATGCCAACCAGCCCAATGCCAACCTGGTCGATGTGTTGTTTGAAAGAACCTCTAAATTATCCGACTCGGCCACCTATGATATTACCGCCTGGTCATTGCCTTTTGTATACGGGCTCAACACTTATGGTCTCAATGCCTACGTGACTGCTACTACCAAAGAACTTTCTATTGTAGCGCCGCCGCAAGGGAAGGCTTCGCTGGCTTATGCCGTTCGCTGGAACGGTCTGCACAGCGCCCGTTTCCTGGCTGAGTTGCTGAAGAAGAAAGTGAAAGTGCGTTTTTCGGAAGAACCTTTTACGGCAGCAGGCGAGCAATTTGAGCGGGGCACCTTGCTCATTGCCCGTACCAGCAATGCGGCTTTGGGTGAATCGCTGCATACTATTGTAGCGGATGCTTCCACTTTGACCAATGTACATTGCTATGCTATCGGGTCTGGCTATGTAGAGAAAGGGTTTGACTTCGGCTCCGGCAAAGTGCGCATCATCAATGCACCTAAAGTAACCTTGTTGGCGGGTGATGGAGTTTCTTCCCTCGGTATGGGTGAAGTATGGCATTTCCTGGAAAAGGAACTGGGTTATCCTGTCAATATAGTATGGACCAGCGACCTGAATGGAAATGTATTGAAGCAAACGGATGTCTTGATCCTGCCCGATGGTAATTATCGCCTGTTTGGTGATAAGGCCATGAACGATAACCTGAAGGAATGGGTAAGCAATGGCGGTAAGATCATTGCTATCGAGGGCGCCGTATCGCAATTGTCAAGGGCTGAATGGGGTATCAAGCAAAAGGAAGACAAAAAAGACGATAAGAAGGATGAGAAGAAAGATGATTACAGCATGCTGAAGCGGTATGAGAATCGCGAGCGTGACTACCTGCCCGGCTTCAACCCCGGCTCTATTTTCAAGGTGGAACTGGACAATTCTCACCCCCTGGCTTTTGGGTACGACAATTTCTACTACACCCTCAAGCAGGACGATAATATCTACGAATTTTTCAAAGATGGCAACTGGAATGTAGGGATCATTAAAAAAGACAACCAGGTGGCTGGATTTGTGGGCGCCAGACTGAAAGAAAAACTGAAGGATGGCGTCTTATTTGGAGTGCAGGATTATGGGAGGGGATCTGTAGTGTACCTGGCTGATAATCCGCTGTTCAGGAACTTCTGGGAAAATGGCAAGCTCCTGTTCTGTAATGCGGTATTCTTAGTGGGGCAGTAA
- the ggt gene encoding gamma-glutamyltransferase, with the protein MRKKNTYILLVAVCLYACGGNRAIISPKQVNPYQYTVQKKATGTHGAVVSAHPLASEAGLAILKLGGNAIDAAITTQLTLAVVYPAAGNIGGGGFLVAHLADGKDVTLDYREKAPGAATRDMYLDANGNAITALSVNGHLASGVPGTVAGLFAAAKYSKLPFRKLIQPAIDLAEKGFVITADEASDLNRSREAFIKYNTVTPAFVKASPWKAGDTLVQKDLANTLKRIRDNGQAGFYEGETARLIVAEMQRGKGIITYDDLKSYAARDRQPSIFDYKGYKVVTMPLPSSGGVLLPQMMKMIEDKPIKSYGFQTVQSVQLMTEVERRAYADRAKFLGDVDFYKVPIKTLTSDAYAKQRMKDYDPNKAGSSTAVQAGIVPESEETTHLSVYDSQGNAVAVTTTLNGGYGSKTVVGGAGFLLNNEMDDFSVKPGVPNMYGAVGGDANAIVPGKRMLSSMTPTIVLKNGKPYLVVGTPGGTTITTSVFQTLVNILEFDMNADDAVNKPKFHHQWLPDEVMVERDFPQAVREKLQQMGYKITVRGAIGRTEVIRVLPDGSFEAVGDKRGDDHAAGY; encoded by the coding sequence ATGAGAAAAAAGAACACCTATATATTACTGGTAGCTGTATGCTTGTATGCCTGTGGTGGCAACCGTGCCATAATAAGTCCTAAACAGGTAAACCCATACCAGTATACTGTACAGAAGAAAGCAACAGGCACACATGGCGCCGTGGTCTCTGCACATCCACTCGCCAGTGAAGCAGGTCTCGCTATATTAAAACTGGGCGGCAATGCCATTGATGCCGCTATTACCACCCAACTCACATTAGCCGTTGTGTATCCCGCTGCCGGCAATATCGGCGGCGGTGGTTTCCTCGTAGCCCATCTGGCTGATGGCAAAGATGTTACGCTGGATTACCGCGAGAAGGCGCCCGGCGCTGCCACCCGCGATATGTACCTCGATGCCAATGGCAATGCCATTACAGCCCTCAGCGTGAATGGCCACCTGGCATCGGGTGTGCCGGGCACCGTGGCCGGCCTGTTCGCAGCCGCAAAATACAGCAAGCTGCCCTTCAGGAAACTCATACAGCCCGCCATCGACCTGGCCGAAAAAGGCTTTGTGATCACAGCCGATGAGGCCAGCGACCTGAACCGTTCCCGCGAAGCCTTTATTAAATATAACACTGTAACACCCGCCTTTGTAAAAGCCAGTCCCTGGAAAGCCGGTGATACCCTGGTACAGAAAGACCTGGCCAACACGTTGAAGCGCATACGCGATAACGGACAGGCCGGATTTTATGAAGGAGAGACCGCCCGGCTCATCGTAGCAGAAATGCAACGCGGCAAAGGCATCATCACGTATGATGACCTGAAGAGCTATGCCGCCCGGGACAGACAGCCTTCCATTTTTGATTACAAGGGATATAAAGTAGTGACCATGCCACTGCCCAGCAGCGGCGGCGTATTACTGCCCCAGATGATGAAGATGATCGAAGACAAACCTATCAAGAGCTATGGTTTCCAGACGGTACAATCCGTACAACTGATGACCGAAGTAGAGCGCAGGGCCTATGCCGACCGCGCCAAATTCCTGGGGGATGTGGACTTCTACAAAGTGCCCATCAAAACACTCACCAGTGATGCGTATGCCAAACAACGAATGAAGGACTATGACCCCAACAAAGCAGGCAGCAGCACTGCCGTGCAGGCAGGCATCGTACCGGAAAGCGAAGAGACTACCCACTTAAGTGTATATGACAGCCAGGGCAACGCCGTAGCCGTCACCACTACCCTCAATGGTGGGTATGGCAGCAAGACGGTAGTAGGCGGCGCCGGATTCCTGCTCAACAATGAGATGGACGATTTCAGTGTAAAACCCGGCGTACCCAATATGTACGGCGCTGTAGGCGGCGATGCCAATGCCATTGTGCCCGGCAAACGTATGTTGAGCTCCATGACGCCCACCATCGTGCTGAAAAACGGTAAGCCTTACCTCGTAGTAGGTACGCCCGGCGGTACCACCATTACCACTTCTGTATTTCAAACACTGGTCAACATCCTGGAGTTTGATATGAATGCCGATGATGCGGTGAACAAACCCAAATTCCACCACCAGTGGTTACCCGATGAAGTGATGGTGGAAAGAGACTTCCCCCAGGCTGTACGCGAAAAGCTGCAGCAAATGGGTTATAAGATCACCGTACGTGGCGCTATCGGCCGCACCGAAGTGATCCGTGTATTGCCCGATGGCAGTTTTGAAGCCGTAGGTGACAAGCGGGGAGATGATCATGCAGCAGGATACTGA
- a CDS encoding DUF1572 family protein produces MSNSVGTVFLSSAIKRLRYYKLLGERTFEQLEEKDFLYQPNAASNSIAMIIQHLHGNMLSRWTNFLTEDGEKDWRKRDEEFGVIQYSKVQLLDKWEKGWACFLDTLESLTEADLLKTITIRQEPLIVIDAINRQLAHYPYHVGQIVYIGRMLKDQSWKSLSIEPGKSAEYNASEGIKDPANAPRI; encoded by the coding sequence ATGTCGAACTCAGTGGGTACAGTATTCTTATCAAGCGCCATTAAGCGCCTGCGTTACTATAAATTATTGGGCGAACGGACCTTTGAACAACTGGAAGAAAAGGATTTCCTCTACCAGCCAAATGCCGCCTCCAACAGCATTGCCATGATCATCCAGCACCTGCATGGGAATATGCTGAGCCGCTGGACCAATTTCCTTACCGAAGATGGAGAAAAAGACTGGCGCAAGCGGGATGAAGAATTTGGCGTGATCCAATACTCCAAAGTACAATTGCTGGACAAGTGGGAAAAAGGATGGGCTTGTTTCCTCGACACCCTCGAATCCCTAACCGAAGCTGATCTCCTGAAAACGATCACCATCCGCCAGGAGCCATTGATCGTGATCGACGCCATCAACCGCCAGTTGGCCCACTATCCCTATCATGTAGGACAAATTGTGTATATCGGCCGTATGCTCAAAGACCAATCCTGGAAAAGCCTGTCGATAGAACCCGGAAAATCAGCCGAATACAATGCCAGTGAGGGGATTAAAGATCCGGCAAATGCGCCGCGGATCTAA
- a CDS encoding PIG-L family deacetylase, with protein MMRIFYSKQAFFSLLLLLNTVTLPAQTPPAYTAGDIYLQIKKLKVLGSVLYIAAHPDDENTRLLAYLSKDRLYRTGYMSLTRGDGGQNLIGDEQGIDLGLIRTQELLAARRIDGAEQFFSRAFDFGFSKSTDEALATWGKEKILSDVVWVIRRFQPDVIITRFPEDARAGHGHHSGSAVLAHEAFRLAADPTAFPEQLKLGVKPWKAKRIMWNTFNFGGNNTTSNDQLKIDVGGYNAVLGKGYGEVAAESRSQHKSQGFGVPASRGVAWEYFTPVEGAPAKTDIMDDVNMSWSAVEKGAPIDAKIDEVLNNYSLLHPERSVPALVSLYKDIRSLPEGYWRNQKLQEVQQLVERCSGLWMDVTSATEFVVQGDTMRVLAAINNRLGANAQLVRFTLDVFDSTFNKPLAANTNTVFTRPIYVFTTKPVTQPYWLEHKMSEGSFTVNEQTFIGRPESIPSYQATIEITIEGEPFTFTRAVQYKFTDPVKGELYRPLVVVPSATVSTDPGIVIFHKGEKATQDILLKVTANKTFDHYTAKVSKRLKNDNSIVTDTNFSLIKGLSKPYYFTINNGMLKGLEQDNVQAFVELKNGKEEQPAWLNMTSIEYDHIPPIHYFYQDAVKVLNIDLKTAGKRIGYIEGAGDKVPAALEQMGYEVVVLKEKDITPAVLKQLDAVMTGVRAYNVHDFMFAKYDVLMDYVKNGGNLIIQYNTNNLISTVKSRIGPYPFNISRNRITDEKAKVSFLLPEHPVLNYPNKITEKDFDGWIQERGIYFPEQLDSAYKSPLSMADPGEQPLNNSLVIADYGKGKFVYTGLVFFRELPAGIPGAYRLLANIIALNKKKGF; from the coding sequence ATGATGCGAATTTTTTACTCCAAACAAGCTTTCTTTTCTTTACTGCTCTTACTGAATACCGTCACGCTGCCGGCGCAAACGCCGCCTGCCTATACTGCCGGAGATATTTACCTGCAGATCAAAAAGCTGAAAGTACTGGGTTCTGTATTATACATTGCCGCTCACCCCGATGATGAGAATACCCGTTTACTGGCCTACCTGTCGAAGGACCGCCTGTACCGTACTGGTTACATGTCATTGACCCGTGGCGATGGTGGACAAAACCTCATTGGGGATGAACAGGGTATTGACCTGGGGCTCATCCGTACGCAGGAGCTATTGGCTGCCCGCCGTATAGATGGAGCAGAACAATTCTTCTCCCGTGCTTTTGATTTTGGATTCAGCAAAAGCACCGATGAAGCACTGGCTACCTGGGGTAAGGAAAAAATATTGTCGGATGTGGTATGGGTGATCCGTCGCTTTCAGCCCGATGTGATCATTACCCGTTTTCCGGAAGATGCCCGTGCGGGCCATGGTCATCACTCCGGTTCAGCTGTACTGGCGCATGAGGCTTTCCGCCTGGCTGCCGATCCCACTGCTTTTCCCGAGCAATTGAAGCTGGGTGTAAAACCCTGGAAAGCGAAACGGATTATGTGGAACACCTTCAACTTCGGCGGCAACAATACCACGTCCAACGATCAACTGAAAATAGATGTTGGCGGTTACAACGCCGTACTGGGAAAAGGATATGGCGAAGTAGCAGCCGAAAGCAGGAGCCAGCACAAGAGCCAGGGTTTTGGTGTACCCGCCAGCAGGGGAGTGGCCTGGGAGTATTTTACACCCGTGGAAGGTGCCCCTGCAAAGACGGACATTATGGATGATGTCAACATGAGCTGGTCGGCAGTAGAAAAAGGCGCTCCTATTGACGCTAAGATCGATGAGGTCCTCAACAACTATTCATTGCTCCATCCCGAACGTTCTGTGCCGGCATTGGTGAGCTTATATAAAGACATCCGCAGCCTGCCGGAAGGCTATTGGCGCAACCAGAAATTGCAGGAAGTACAGCAACTGGTAGAACGCTGCAGTGGCTTGTGGATGGATGTTACCTCGGCTACTGAGTTTGTAGTGCAGGGCGATACCATGCGCGTGTTGGCTGCCATCAACAATCGGTTGGGGGCTAATGCACAATTGGTGCGCTTTACCCTGGATGTTTTTGATTCTACTTTCAACAAGCCCCTGGCTGCCAATACCAACACGGTATTCACCAGGCCCATTTATGTATTTACTACCAAGCCGGTAACACAACCCTACTGGCTGGAACACAAAATGAGTGAAGGTTCTTTCACTGTAAATGAGCAAACCTTTATTGGTCGTCCGGAAAGTATTCCTTCTTACCAGGCAACTATTGAAATAACAATAGAAGGAGAGCCTTTTACCTTTACAAGAGCCGTACAATATAAATTTACCGATCCGGTAAAAGGGGAGTTGTACAGGCCGCTGGTAGTAGTGCCTTCCGCTACTGTGAGCACCGACCCCGGTATTGTGATCTTCCATAAAGGAGAAAAAGCCACGCAGGATATTCTGCTAAAGGTGACCGCCAATAAAACATTTGATCACTATACGGCCAAGGTTTCCAAAAGACTGAAGAATGATAATTCGATCGTAACCGATACCAATTTCTCCCTCATCAAAGGGTTGAGCAAGCCTTATTATTTTACCATCAATAATGGTATGCTGAAAGGGTTGGAGCAGGACAATGTGCAGGCCTTTGTAGAATTGAAGAACGGCAAAGAAGAGCAGCCTGCCTGGCTGAATATGACCAGCATCGAGTATGACCATATCCCTCCGATCCATTATTTCTACCAGGATGCGGTGAAAGTACTGAATATAGACCTGAAGACAGCCGGCAAGCGGATCGGTTATATTGAAGGTGCTGGCGATAAAGTACCTGCTGCCTTGGAGCAAATGGGCTATGAAGTAGTGGTACTAAAAGAAAAAGATATTACACCGGCTGTATTGAAGCAGCTGGATGCGGTGATGACCGGTGTGCGTGCTTATAATGTACACGATTTCATGTTTGCCAAATACGATGTGCTGATGGATTACGTGAAGAATGGCGGCAACCTCATCATCCAGTACAATACCAACAACCTGATCAGTACGGTGAAGAGCCGCATCGGGCCCTATCCCTTCAATATTTCCCGCAACCGCATTACAGATGAGAAAGCCAAAGTAAGTTTTCTTTTACCTGAGCACCCGGTGTTGAATTACCCCAATAAGATCACGGAGAAAGATTTTGATGGCTGGATACAGGAACGCGGTATCTATTTCCCCGAGCAACTGGATTCGGCCTATAAATCACCTTTGTCCATGGCTGATCCGGGTGAGCAGCCTTTGAACAATAGCCTCGTCATTGCAGATTATGGCAAGGGTAAGTTTGTGTACACGGGACTGGTATTTTTCCGGGAGCTGCCGGCTGGTATTCCGGGCGCCTACCGGTTGCTGGCCAATATCATTGCATTGAACAAAAAGAAAGGATTTTAA
- a CDS encoding TonB-dependent receptor, translated as MRKFIYPIRGVSVLTFFLLTFLTTFAQTTGTIHGIVKDASGNPLSGASVAIEGQKGGAITDASGSYTLRVPSGSYTLLISFVGQETQRYQVVVAAGSTVQQDASLKVLADLGSVVVIGSRSRQPRSKLSTAVPVDVISTREIKQFAQADVSQLLTYAAPSFQSARQTISDGTDHIDPAGLRGLGPDQTLVLVNGKRRHTTALVNINGTVGRGSVGTDLNAIPAAAIERIEVLRDGAAAQYGSDAIAGVINVVLKKSYKGFNISGLAGQNVTTMPYAGGVDITDGLNRQIDFSGGYAWKNGAYINLSGQWLKRDGSNRSGLDNIPLIYYGNAGSLPPAAAIPPGVHPTDYYRWLIDKDKAFADSRQYDRRNIVAGNSSANNLGAFLNAGFTIHEKVEAYFTAGASHRTGAASGFSRNPNSWSQQPVLEDGQRYYYDGFLPQIHTTIDDKSLIAGVKFPVSDWSFDISNTVGQNTIRYDIKNTGNASLPASSLVQTEFYAGKLGFLQNTVNLDVTRQLSVGAGTSLNIAFGAEYRYEQYKINPGELNSWQDTSVNGRRFQPEPVPSYPGTSLIYTPPGGPAVPGAQVFPGFRPSDSTKAHRNIYALYLDGELQGDKFILGGAVRYERYKEFEADYDNLSGKITGRYNINKDLAVRGSVSTGFRAPSLHQRYFQNTSTQFVGGLPSTALTANNYNPIVRDAFGIKELKPETSLSFSGGVVGTIGNHLTFTVDAYFIKIDDRIVLSTQFARSNNLVDSIMKKNNVPASVNALQFWTNAINTETKGIDVVVTERFKMGKGNANLSVAANFNENTVVGGLNTNSVIDDPKVNPSWNNPNANPANDLSTGLFDRQQKSRIEVAQPKSKINITFIYDLPKWNFMARTVRFGKVEYIHNLDPYSTNPSTGAYFNDVGLGTDQTFDAKWTTDLVVTYKVTRGLSLTVGANNLFDIYPDRIYIDPRNDPAAYYATPVAGANKAAGGYNASRDASNRGRFLFPANQFGFNGRFLFARINVDVVDLAKTIKSAIPKK; from the coding sequence ATGAGAAAATTTATCTACCCAATTCGTGGGGTGAGTGTTCTTACATTCTTTTTACTCACCTTCCTGACAACTTTCGCTCAAACTACCGGTACTATTCATGGAATTGTAAAAGACGCCAGCGGTAACCCGTTGTCCGGCGCTTCTGTTGCTATAGAAGGACAGAAGGGCGGCGCCATAACGGATGCCAGCGGCAGCTATACCCTGCGGGTGCCTTCCGGTTCCTATACCCTCCTGATCAGCTTTGTAGGCCAGGAAACACAACGCTACCAGGTGGTGGTAGCAGCAGGCAGCACGGTACAACAGGATGCTTCTCTGAAAGTGCTGGCCGACCTCGGCAGTGTGGTCGTCATTGGTTCCCGTTCCCGGCAGCCCCGCAGTAAACTGTCTACAGCGGTACCGGTGGATGTGATCAGCACCCGGGAAATAAAACAATTTGCACAGGCCGACGTATCGCAGTTGCTCACTTATGCAGCGCCTTCCTTCCAATCGGCCCGCCAAACGATCTCCGATGGTACAGACCATATCGATCCGGCAGGATTGCGTGGCCTGGGGCCTGATCAAACGCTGGTGCTGGTGAATGGCAAGCGCCGGCATACCACGGCCCTGGTCAATATCAATGGCACCGTTGGACGTGGATCAGTAGGCACCGATCTCAATGCTATACCAGCCGCTGCCATCGAGCGCATTGAAGTATTGCGCGATGGTGCTGCCGCACAATATGGTTCTGATGCCATTGCCGGTGTGATCAACGTGGTATTGAAGAAAAGCTATAAAGGGTTTAATATATCCGGTCTGGCCGGACAAAATGTGACCACCATGCCCTATGCGGGTGGTGTTGACATCACCGACGGGCTCAACAGGCAGATCGACTTCAGCGGAGGGTATGCCTGGAAAAATGGCGCTTATATCAACCTTAGCGGCCAATGGCTGAAACGCGATGGCAGCAACCGCAGCGGGCTCGATAATATCCCCCTCATCTATTATGGCAATGCAGGATCATTGCCTCCTGCCGCCGCTATACCGCCCGGGGTTCATCCTACGGATTATTATCGCTGGCTGATAGATAAGGACAAAGCCTTTGCCGATAGTCGCCAATATGATCGTCGCAATATCGTAGCGGGTAACTCTTCCGCCAACAACCTCGGCGCTTTCCTCAATGCAGGGTTCACCATTCATGAAAAGGTAGAAGCTTATTTCACTGCAGGCGCTTCACACCGTACAGGTGCTGCCAGTGGCTTTAGCCGCAACCCCAATTCCTGGAGCCAGCAGCCGGTACTGGAGGATGGACAACGTTATTATTACGACGGCTTCCTGCCACAGATCCATACCACCATCGATGATAAATCGCTGATTGCCGGCGTTAAATTCCCGGTCAGTGATTGGAGTTTCGATATCAGCAATACCGTGGGTCAGAATACGATCCGCTATGATATCAAGAACACCGGCAATGCTTCATTGCCTGCAAGCAGCCTGGTGCAAACAGAGTTCTACGCAGGTAAACTCGGCTTTTTGCAGAATACGGTGAACCTGGATGTAACAAGGCAATTGTCCGTAGGTGCCGGCACCTCGCTCAACATCGCCTTTGGTGCTGAATACCGCTACGAACAATACAAGATCAATCCGGGTGAATTAAACTCCTGGCAGGACACTTCGGTGAATGGAAGAAGATTCCAGCCCGAGCCGGTTCCTTCCTATCCCGGTACTTCACTGATCTATACACCGCCGGGTGGGCCCGCAGTGCCGGGTGCGCAGGTGTTTCCGGGTTTCCGTCCTTCTGATTCCACCAAGGCCCACCGCAATATCTATGCACTATACCTGGATGGTGAATTGCAGGGAGATAAATTCATACTGGGCGGCGCTGTTCGCTATGAGCGATACAAAGAATTTGAAGCCGATTACGACAACCTCAGTGGTAAGATCACCGGTCGTTACAATATCAATAAAGACCTTGCCGTACGTGGTTCGGTGAGCACCGGTTTCCGCGCGCCTTCCCTGCACCAGCGTTATTTCCAGAATACTTCCACCCAGTTTGTAGGTGGATTGCCTTCTACAGCCTTAACTGCCAATAACTATAATCCCATCGTAAGGGACGCATTTGGTATCAAGGAATTGAAGCCTGAAACTTCCCTCAGCTTTTCCGGAGGTGTGGTAGGTACGATTGGTAACCACCTCACCTTTACGGTAGATGCCTACTTCATTAAAATTGATGACCGGATAGTATTGTCTACCCAGTTTGCCCGCAGCAATAACCTGGTCGATTCTATCATGAAGAAGAACAATGTACCTGCCTCTGTAAATGCACTGCAATTCTGGACCAATGCCATCAATACGGAAACCAAAGGCATTGATGTGGTGGTAACGGAAAGATTTAAAATGGGTAAAGGCAATGCTAATTTATCTGTAGCGGCCAACTTCAATGAGAATACGGTAGTAGGTGGGTTGAATACCAATTCTGTGATCGATGATCCGAAGGTAAACCCCAGCTGGAACAATCCCAATGCCAATCCGGCCAATGACCTCAGTACCGGCCTGTTCGACCGTCAGCAAAAATCACGTATTGAAGTAGCACAACCCAAGAGCAAGATCAATATCACGTTCATTTATGACCTGCCCAAGTGGAACTTTATGGCACGCACCGTACGTTTTGGAAAGGTTGAATACATACACAACCTGGACCCTTACTCCACCAATCCCTCTACAGGCGCTTACTTCAACGATGTAGGACTGGGTACCGATCAAACCTTTGATGCCAAGTGGACTACCGACCTGGTGGTGACCTATAAAGTAACACGCGGTCTGAGTCTTACTGTAGGCGCCAATAACCTGTTTGATATTTACCCAGACAGGATATACATTGATCCACGCAATGATCCTGCTGCCTATTATGCTACACCGGTTGCCGGTGCAAACAAGGCAGCCGGCGGCTACAATGCATCGAGGGATGCCTCCAACAGGGGCCGTTTCCTGTTTCCCGCCAACCAGTTTGGTTTCAATGGCCGCTTCCTGTTTGCCAGGATCAATGTGGATGTGGTTGATCTGGCGAAGACCATCAAAAGCGCCATTCCTAAAAAGTAG